In one window of Photobacterium leiognathi DNA:
- a CDS encoding DUF3634 family protein → MEYVLVLAVVVIFIVFKDRPIMVLKFENGELTKTKGDVPTGFQTSCKEIAHKTPFSGQIKVYKNRFTTKIDFSKDIPGKIKQRIRNVFPHSSQPSKKGKRA, encoded by the coding sequence ATGGAGTATGTATTAGTCTTAGCTGTTGTTGTTATTTTTATTGTCTTTAAAGATCGTCCAATAATGGTGTTAAAGTTTGAAAATGGTGAGTTAACCAAGACGAAAGGTGATGTACCAACAGGCTTTCAAACATCATGTAAAGAGATCGCTCATAAGACGCCATTTAGTGGGCAGATTAAAGTCTATAAAAATCGATTTACGACTAAAATTGATTTTTCGAAAGATATTCCAGGTAAGATCAAGCAACGAATTCGTAATGTATTTCCTCATAGCTCGCAGCCAAGCAAAAAGGGCAAACGGGCTTAA
- a CDS encoding SDR family oxidoreductase, which yields MSGANGIGKGICKYLTQKNMTVIALDINEQAGFDLVNEEPRIRFRLADVTKISDIKSTLDWITTQFGKLDGLVNNAAIANPYNTPLQQLPLDEWHRILNVNLTSPLVMSQQCLPLLTESKGHIINMSSTRYLQSEANTEAYAASKGGIVSLTHALSVSLSPDIKVNCISPGWIHTDNSELREIDHQQHLSGRVGNVDDIAEMVAFLLNSQGFITGQNFVIDGGMTKKMIYSE from the coding sequence ATGAGCGGTGCTAATGGCATCGGCAAAGGGATTTGTAAGTATTTGACGCAAAAAAACATGACAGTTATTGCGTTAGATATTAATGAGCAAGCAGGATTTGATCTCGTTAACGAAGAGCCGCGCATTCGTTTTCGTTTGGCAGATGTAACCAAAATTTCTGATATTAAAAGTACGTTAGATTGGATTACAACCCAGTTCGGCAAGCTTGATGGCTTAGTTAATAATGCAGCTATCGCTAATCCATATAACACGCCGTTACAGCAATTACCTTTAGACGAATGGCATCGAATTTTAAATGTTAACTTAACATCCCCTTTAGTCATGAGTCAGCAATGCTTACCTTTACTTACTGAAAGTAAAGGACATATTATCAATATGAGCTCAACAAGATACCTTCAATCGGAAGCAAATACCGAAGCTTACGCAGCGAGTAAAGGCGGCATTGTTTCACTTACTCATGCTTTATCTGTCAGTTTATCCCCTGACATTAAAGTAAATTGTATTTCACCAGGTTGGATTCATACCGATAACAGTGAATTGAGAGAAATTGACCATCAACAGCACTTATCTGGACGAGTTGGTAATGTTGACGATATTGCAGAAATGGTTGCTTTTCTATTGAATAGCCAAGGCTTTATCACCGGGCAAAATTTCGTTATCGATGGTGGGATGACGAAGAAAATGATTTATTCAGAATAA
- the rmf gene encoding ribosome modulation factor: MKRQKRDRLERAQARGYQAGLNGRSTDACPYQGTDARTNWLGGWRDAREDLQQGLYK, encoded by the coding sequence ATGAAGAGACAAAAGCGGGATCGTTTAGAACGTGCGCAGGCTCGAGGTTATCAAGCCGGATTAAATGGTCGTTCTACAGATGCATGTCCGTACCAAGGTACAGACGCCCGTACTAACTGGCTAGGTGGTTGGCGAGACGCAAGAGAAGACTTGCAACAAGGTCTCTATAAATAA
- the fabA gene encoding bifunctional 3-hydroxydecanoyl-ACP dehydratase/trans-2-decenoyl-ACP isomerase, protein MTRQHSYTHEELVACGNSELYGPDFPSLPSDNMLMIDRIVNITDKDGEHGKGFIVAELDINPDLWFFNCHFKGDPVMPGCLGLDAMWQLVGFFLGWSGGEGKGRALGVGEVKFTGQILPTAKKVTYEIQLKRVINRKLIMGVADGRVLVDGKEIYVAKDLKVGLFKDTDNF, encoded by the coding sequence ATGACACGCCAGCATTCTTATACACACGAAGAACTCGTCGCATGTGGCAATAGCGAACTTTACGGTCCAGATTTCCCATCATTACCATCAGATAACATGTTAATGATCGACCGTATTGTAAATATCACGGATAAAGATGGTGAGCACGGTAAAGGTTTTATCGTTGCTGAATTAGATATCAACCCTGACCTATGGTTCTTTAACTGTCACTTCAAAGGTGACCCAGTAATGCCAGGTTGTCTTGGTCTTGATGCAATGTGGCAGTTAGTTGGTTTCTTCTTAGGTTGGTCTGGTGGCGAAGGCAAAGGCCGTGCACTTGGTGTAGGCGAAGTAAAATTCACTGGTCAAATTCTACCAACAGCAAAGAAAGTGACTTACGAGATCCAACTTAAACGTGTTATTAATCGTAAGCTAATTATGGGTGTTGCAGATGGTCGTGTGCTGGTAGATGGTAAAGAAATCTATGTAGCAAAAGATCTTAAAGTGGGTCTTTTCAAAGATACTGACAACTTCTAA
- a CDS encoding PPC domain-containing DNA-binding protein, with the protein MITPHAFRLTQGTDLKESILQYIQKNQIQAGSLLSCVGCLKKAVIRLADESKTIELAGPLEILTLSGTLTPSHVHLHISVADVKGKVIGGHLVEGSIVSYTAEICLASFSNLVFSRAFDTETQFEELTIKLVE; encoded by the coding sequence TTGATCACTCCTCATGCATTTAGATTAACCCAAGGTACTGATTTAAAAGAGAGCATACTTCAGTATATTCAAAAGAATCAGATACAAGCTGGCTCATTACTTTCGTGTGTTGGTTGCTTGAAAAAAGCTGTTATACGTTTAGCTGATGAGTCTAAAACTATTGAGCTAGCAGGACCACTAGAAATTTTAACGTTATCAGGGACATTAACACCATCACATGTTCACCTTCATATATCGGTTGCCGATGTGAAAGGTAAGGTAATTGGCGGGCATTTAGTGGAGGGGAGTATTGTGTCTTATACTGCTGAAATTTGTTTAGCTTCTTTTTCTAATCTCGTATTTAGTCGTGCATTTGACACCGAAACACAATTTGAAGAGTTAACAATAAAATTAGTTGAATAG
- a CDS encoding FIST signal transduction protein, with amino-acid sequence MDITTSYSIQISSFDAINEAIAKLKVKIATPSLLLIYYSEKYDIDVLQSELEKAYPNTPILGCTTCQGLMTNEGYFSGTGLALWAINDFHGAYGTAIISNFDSPYEMARQATLKAIHNSGRIGELPSLILLHATPGYEEQVIQGIEKELGSTVPIIGGSAADDFIVGKWQIFNHEQRANEGIGIAVFYPSCEVSLSFHSGYASTGLSAIATKVENREVIELDNKPASEVYLKWMGLPFDVNSNIISESSLNPLGRFAGEYFDLPYFKLAHPAHITERKGIEMFAEVKQGERLYFMDGTDERLISRASRVVKATNGTKLNPIGGITIFCAGCMLKIQNRMDDVAIGVNIAMQNKPYVSPFTFGEQGQFISGENGHGNLMISAAVFHEG; translated from the coding sequence ATGGATATAACTACAAGCTACTCAATACAAATTTCATCTTTTGATGCGATCAATGAAGCGATTGCAAAGCTGAAGGTGAAGATTGCAACGCCTTCGTTATTACTTATTTATTACTCCGAAAAATATGACATTGATGTTCTTCAGTCAGAGCTTGAAAAAGCCTATCCAAATACACCGATTCTAGGTTGTACCACTTGCCAAGGTTTAATGACCAACGAAGGGTATTTCAGTGGTACAGGTTTGGCACTATGGGCAATTAATGATTTTCATGGTGCTTATGGCACAGCGATCATTTCTAATTTTGACTCTCCCTATGAAATGGCAAGGCAAGCCACATTAAAAGCCATTCATAATAGCGGCCGTATTGGTGAACTCCCATCTTTAATATTGTTACATGCAACACCGGGTTATGAAGAGCAAGTTATTCAAGGAATTGAAAAAGAACTCGGTAGTACAGTTCCCATTATTGGTGGTTCAGCTGCAGATGATTTCATTGTTGGTAAGTGGCAAATCTTCAATCATGAACAGCGAGCAAATGAAGGAATTGGCATTGCTGTTTTCTATCCAAGCTGTGAAGTAAGCTTATCTTTTCATTCGGGATATGCCAGCACGGGTTTATCCGCGATTGCGACAAAGGTTGAAAATAGGGAAGTGATCGAACTTGATAACAAGCCAGCGTCCGAAGTCTACCTGAAATGGATGGGATTACCTTTTGATGTTAACAGCAATATTATCAGTGAAAGTAGTTTAAATCCTTTAGGACGTTTTGCTGGCGAATATTTTGATTTACCTTATTTCAAATTGGCACATCCGGCACATATAACTGAGCGTAAAGGAATTGAAATGTTTGCTGAAGTAAAACAAGGCGAACGTTTATATTTTATGGACGGTACTGATGAGCGTCTGATCTCTAGAGCAAGCCGTGTAGTCAAAGCAACCAATGGAACAAAGCTGAACCCAATAGGTGGTATCACCATTTTTTGTGCTGGTTGTATGCTTAAAATTCAAAATCGTATGGATGATGTTGCTATTGGTGTAAATATTGCAATGCAAAATAAGCCTTATGTGTCGCCATTTACTTTTGGTGAACAAGGGCAGTTTATTAGTGGTGAAAATGGGCACGGTAATCTAATGATTTCTGCTGCAGTATTTCATGAAGGATAG
- the matP gene encoding macrodomain Ter protein MatP: protein MKYQQLENLEAYWKWAYLVKKHKEGEAITCFVDRSEAESAVDALFNIEHEPTKVIDWINANMSLELENKLKQAIRAKRKRHFNAEQVHTRKKSIDLDYRVWEKLAEKSQELGSTLSDTIEYLISESNRSEQASKQVSDIKNNLTELLNIDPFNE, encoded by the coding sequence ATGAAATATCAGCAGCTTGAAAATCTTGAAGCCTATTGGAAATGGGCTTATTTAGTAAAGAAGCATAAGGAAGGTGAAGCGATCACCTGTTTTGTTGATCGTAGTGAAGCAGAATCTGCTGTTGATGCGTTATTTAATATTGAACATGAACCAACCAAAGTGATTGATTGGATCAATGCCAATATGTCTCTTGAACTGGAGAATAAGCTTAAACAAGCCATTCGAGCAAAACGTAAACGTCACTTTAATGCAGAACAAGTACATACTCGTAAAAAGTCCATCGATCTTGATTATCGTGTTTGGGAAAAGTTAGCTGAAAAATCGCAAGAGTTAGGTTCAACTCTATCTGATACAATTGAATATCTGATAAGTGAGAGCAATAGAAGCGAGCAAGCAAGTAAGCAAGTCAGTGATATTAAGAATAATTTAACAGAACTGCTCAACATCGACCCTTTTAATGAATAA
- a CDS encoding heavy metal translocating P-type ATPase codes for MTKENYANHYCYHCGELVPSGSTFSVEILGQARPMCCPGCEAVATTIVQSGLTSYYEYRTEPAEKADLVPEQLQSLSLYDHADIQQDFVRTTDKNHNEVSLSVEGVSCAACAWLIEKQLVREAGVISIRVNTTTHRALLVWDPEQVQLSHLLSVIHKIGYKASPFEADAQEQQYHNTMKQYLYKLGIAGIATMQVMMLAIALYFEVFGDLDHEFRNYLRWVSLIFATPVLLYSALPFYINAWRNLKAFTLGMDVPVSIALLFAYAASLYATVMEKGEVFFESISMFTFFLLLGRFLEMRARRQAAAASANLLKLVPSMATLSNGEQIAAKTLKIGDVVTVLPGEHFPADGEIQKGLTTVNESMLTYESVPVERAKGDTVYAGTINGDGNITMIVTVNRNDSLISNIVRLQDEAQLSKPKVAELADNVARYFVAAILIIAAVTWYYWHQHQPEDALWITLAVLVATCPCALSLATPTVITCSTSTLGKLGILLRRGHVLETLCKVNRLVLDKTGTLTEGNVRLIETKLFSDMSEQQALMYAAELERFANHPIAQAFSAYRCSEVLFDNVENVIGCGLKTDRDGNEWRIGKYDFALSSEKDVIHSDNKHYSVWLSCNDKPIAAFKLDDPIRQESLELVEQCQQQGIQVTMLTGDNSVHAETVANRLHINEVVANQSPQGKLNYLSSLPSSDVVLMVGDGVNDAPVLAGAHLSVAMGGGTDIAKSSADMVLLGDKLERILEARKLAIKTRKIIRENLSWALGYNLIILPLAVSGLVAPYIAVVGMSASSIIVVSNSLRLLK; via the coding sequence ATGACAAAAGAAAACTATGCAAATCATTACTGCTACCATTGTGGTGAGCTAGTTCCAAGTGGTAGCACATTCTCAGTAGAAATTTTAGGTCAAGCACGTCCTATGTGCTGTCCTGGCTGCGAAGCCGTTGCTACAACCATTGTTCAAAGTGGTCTCACCTCATATTATGAATACCGGACTGAGCCAGCTGAGAAAGCTGATTTAGTGCCTGAACAACTTCAATCATTATCGCTTTATGATCATGCTGATATTCAACAAGATTTTGTTCGCACCACTGATAAAAACCACAATGAAGTTTCCCTATCTGTCGAAGGTGTTTCTTGCGCCGCTTGTGCGTGGTTAATAGAAAAGCAACTGGTACGCGAAGCAGGTGTCATTTCTATTCGTGTGAACACAACGACACACCGTGCACTACTGGTGTGGGATCCAGAGCAAGTACAACTTAGCCATTTACTGTCTGTTATTCATAAAATTGGCTATAAAGCCTCGCCTTTTGAGGCCGATGCCCAAGAGCAGCAATACCACAACACCATGAAGCAATATCTATATAAATTAGGTATTGCGGGCATTGCTACCATGCAAGTCATGATGCTGGCAATTGCTTTGTATTTTGAGGTGTTCGGTGATTTAGATCATGAGTTTCGTAACTACTTACGTTGGGTAAGCTTAATTTTTGCGACCCCTGTATTGCTCTACTCTGCACTGCCTTTCTACATCAATGCTTGGCGAAATTTAAAAGCTTTTACACTTGGTATGGATGTTCCTGTTTCCATCGCATTACTGTTTGCTTACGCTGCGAGTTTATATGCAACCGTTATGGAAAAAGGTGAAGTTTTCTTTGAGTCCATTTCTATGTTCACTTTCTTCTTATTGCTTGGGCGCTTTTTGGAAATGCGTGCTCGTCGTCAAGCCGCAGCAGCTAGTGCGAATTTGTTAAAGCTGGTTCCAAGCATGGCAACCCTTTCAAATGGAGAGCAAATTGCAGCGAAAACCTTAAAAATAGGTGACGTTGTCACGGTGTTGCCTGGTGAGCATTTCCCCGCTGATGGTGAAATTCAAAAAGGACTCACCACTGTTAACGAATCAATGTTAACCTATGAATCTGTACCTGTTGAACGTGCTAAGGGCGATACTGTCTATGCTGGCACCATTAACGGTGATGGCAATATCACAATGATAGTCACGGTTAACCGTAATGACTCTTTGATTTCAAATATTGTTCGTCTTCAAGATGAAGCTCAGTTATCAAAGCCAAAGGTTGCGGAGCTTGCAGATAACGTTGCTCGTTACTTTGTTGCTGCAATCCTGATCATTGCAGCTGTAACGTGGTATTACTGGCATCAACACCAACCAGAAGATGCGCTATGGATCACCCTTGCTGTATTAGTCGCAACCTGCCCTTGTGCACTTTCTCTAGCAACACCAACAGTGATTACCTGTTCAACCTCAACGCTTGGGAAACTTGGTATTTTGCTGCGCCGTGGTCATGTTCTTGAAACCTTATGTAAGGTTAATCGCCTAGTACTTGATAAAACCGGAACATTGACGGAAGGCAATGTAAGATTAATAGAAACCAAACTGTTTAGTGATATGTCGGAACAACAAGCATTGATGTATGCAGCAGAGCTTGAGCGTTTCGCTAATCACCCTATCGCTCAAGCATTTAGCGCTTATCGTTGTAGTGAAGTTTTGTTCGATAATGTAGAAAATGTCATTGGTTGTGGTTTGAAAACCGATCGCGATGGTAATGAGTGGCGTATTGGTAAATACGACTTTGCACTATCATCTGAAAAAGACGTAATTCATAGTGATAATAAACACTATTCCGTGTGGTTATCTTGTAACGATAAACCTATTGCTGCTTTCAAATTAGATGATCCTATTCGTCAAGAAAGCTTAGAATTGGTAGAGCAATGCCAACAGCAAGGTATTCAAGTCACAATGTTAACAGGTGATAATTCTGTTCATGCTGAGACGGTAGCAAATCGGCTCCATATTAATGAGGTTGTCGCTAATCAAAGTCCGCAAGGAAAGCTGAATTATCTAAGCAGTTTGCCATCGTCAGATGTGGTGTTAATGGTTGGTGATGGTGTCAATGATGCCCCTGTTCTTGCTGGCGCTCACCTTTCTGTTGCTATGGGTGGTGGTACAGATATAGCGAAATCTTCAGCAGATATGGTACTACTTGGTGATAAATTAGAGCGTATTCTTGAAGCAAGAAAATTGGCTATTAAAACCCGTAAAATTATCCGTGAAAACCTATCATGGGCATTAGGCTATAACCTGAT
- a CDS encoding winged helix-turn-helix domain-containing protein has product MNDEVNNGVERFGRFEIDFSRRTITRVSDNAVLKVSRSETHIFALLANSANQTIHRETLLKECWQGKVVTNNSLTVAIKNLRTAFSKIGEHKIIQTEPKLGYSIKEAALADDGYFQPSCKEDDISKHIEAHQIAESLEMREHPECIIEKQINTKSPKQSNSLFKRFESFSITDFLVVSFFFLVTLFACYQYLFFVDTTNVDGISVHYNGVALPNPVMTAITEHKTGDIGQWYAFPVGGLCERYKLIGVLNEHFIDVTSQVNQEQCHD; this is encoded by the coding sequence ATGAACGATGAAGTAAACAACGGAGTCGAACGGTTTGGTCGTTTTGAGATTGATTTTTCTCGCAGAACGATCACTCGTGTTAGTGATAATGCTGTTTTAAAAGTATCACGCTCAGAGACTCATATTTTTGCTTTATTAGCAAATTCAGCAAACCAAACCATCCATAGAGAGACATTGCTCAAAGAGTGTTGGCAAGGTAAAGTTGTTACCAATAACTCATTAACGGTAGCAATTAAGAACTTACGTACAGCTTTTAGTAAAATTGGTGAGCATAAGATTATCCAAACTGAGCCTAAGCTTGGCTACTCTATTAAAGAGGCAGCCCTAGCTGATGATGGTTATTTTCAACCTTCCTGTAAAGAAGACGATATCAGCAAGCATATTGAAGCACATCAGATAGCTGAAAGCCTAGAAATGCGAGAACATCCTGAATGTATTATCGAAAAACAGATAAATACAAAATCGCCTAAACAGTCTAACTCATTGTTTAAACGATTTGAGTCATTCAGTATTACTGATTTTCTTGTGGTCAGCTTTTTCTTTTTAGTTACTCTATTTGCTTGTTATCAATACCTTTTCTTTGTTGATACTACCAATGTAGATGGTATTTCTGTCCATTATAATGGTGTGGCGTTACCCAATCCGGTGATGACAGCTATAACTGAACATAAAACAGGTGATATTGGTCAATGGTATGCATTTCCTGTTGGTGGTTTATGCGAGCGTTATAAATTAATTGGTGTATTAAATGAGCACTTTATTGATGTAACCTCACAAGTAAACCAGGAGCAATGCCATGATTAA
- a CDS encoding hybrid sensor histidine kinase/response regulator, which produces MISSESEKLQETVIDLLRSQERESQLQDENEAILEGISAMAGANDKRQVFNSLLEVLRKFIGFAQALVLTREDDQSMLDVLVSTDNRFGTSSWQIETTFKRAINGECIALYSPKDVIEFRDQPKVILDEYQSALLTGVKVSSSDAVMILMSHDKSQFTPRCRRVLNRFRPLLARAIIDIDYRERLQSLVAARTQQLTFSQQRFKDFAKTAGDWFWEIDINFNFTYISEPHIANYPITCDNFIEFFQDYPQFQKKLELKLAEQVVFEDLEWNIKKTNSEQWFNFSGTPYFDKYGKLQGYRGTAKNITSRKKRLFDLQEARKQAESANKAKSQFIAMMSHEIRTPLNAVLGLMESLSLSGLDSKQKLWLSQMDQSAHLLLTIINDILDLSRIESGSFRLFNSDINIVESIKLVADQLSPQATKKNVQLQCEIDDSIPKQIYGDKNRIAQVLFNLIGNAVKFTSVGSVRIVARKIEETIEIAVIDTGIGIAKDAQENIFNPFHQADGSITRRYGGTGLGLAISQYLIEKMKGKISLESELGTGSCFKISIPIVYPSLTSCESDTQSKHKSNCSLNILLAEDSNTNQLVAKLMLERRGHKVAITNNGKEAINVLLQGHNKFDLVLMDISMPVLDGLEATKQLRKKEISIPIVALTANAMQSDQKIYHEIGMDGFLAKPICSNELDQLLERYQELKEKQSTITTQ; this is translated from the coding sequence ATGATAAGTTCAGAATCAGAAAAGCTACAGGAAACGGTTATTGATTTGCTCCGTAGCCAAGAGCGTGAAAGCCAACTTCAAGATGAAAATGAAGCGATCTTAGAAGGCATTTCAGCAATGGCTGGCGCAAACGATAAACGTCAGGTATTCAATAGCTTATTAGAAGTTCTTCGGAAATTTATTGGGTTTGCTCAAGCGTTAGTTTTAACCCGTGAAGATGATCAATCTATGCTTGATGTCCTAGTCAGCACAGATAATCGATTTGGTACAAGTTCTTGGCAAATAGAAACCACTTTTAAACGAGCCATCAACGGTGAATGTATTGCCTTATACTCTCCGAAAGATGTGATTGAGTTTCGAGATCAACCCAAAGTTATATTAGATGAATATCAATCAGCACTTCTAACAGGGGTTAAAGTTAGCTCAAGTGATGCCGTCATGATTTTAATGAGTCATGATAAAAGTCAATTCACACCACGTTGCCGTCGAGTACTGAATAGATTTCGACCATTATTGGCTCGCGCTATTATCGATATTGATTATCGCGAAAGACTACAATCACTCGTTGCAGCAAGAACACAACAGCTAACTTTCAGTCAACAACGTTTCAAAGATTTTGCAAAAACAGCAGGTGACTGGTTTTGGGAAATTGATATCAATTTTAATTTCACTTATATATCAGAACCCCATATCGCAAATTACCCAATCACATGTGATAACTTCATTGAGTTTTTTCAAGACTATCCACAATTTCAAAAGAAACTTGAGCTTAAATTAGCAGAGCAAGTGGTATTTGAAGACTTAGAATGGAATATAAAAAAAACCAATAGTGAACAATGGTTTAACTTTAGTGGTACGCCTTATTTTGACAAGTATGGAAAACTTCAAGGATATCGCGGCACGGCGAAAAATATTACTAGCCGTAAGAAAAGATTGTTTGATCTACAAGAAGCACGTAAGCAAGCAGAAAGTGCAAACAAAGCCAAATCACAATTCATTGCGATGATGAGCCATGAGATCAGAACACCGTTAAATGCGGTACTTGGTTTAATGGAATCATTGTCATTATCTGGCTTAGACAGTAAGCAGAAATTATGGCTATCGCAGATGGATCAATCAGCGCATTTACTATTGACCATTATTAACGACATTTTGGATTTATCACGAATTGAATCGGGGAGCTTTAGACTTTTTAACAGTGACATCAATATAGTTGAAAGTATCAAGTTAGTCGCAGATCAATTGTCACCACAGGCAACAAAAAAGAATGTGCAGTTACAGTGTGAAATTGATGATTCTATACCAAAGCAAATTTATGGCGACAAGAATAGAATCGCACAGGTCTTATTTAATCTGATTGGTAATGCTGTGAAGTTTACCAGTGTCGGATCAGTACGCATCGTAGCGAGAAAAATCGAAGAAACAATTGAGATAGCGGTTATTGATACTGGTATTGGAATTGCAAAAGATGCACAGGAAAATATCTTTAATCCATTTCATCAAGCGGATGGCAGTATCACACGCCGATATGGCGGAACAGGATTAGGCTTGGCAATTAGCCAATACTTAATTGAAAAAATGAAAGGCAAGATCTCACTAGAAAGTGAACTTGGAACTGGCAGCTGCTTTAAAATCTCGATCCCAATTGTTTATCCGTCACTCACAAGCTGTGAAAGTGATACACAGTCAAAACATAAGTCAAATTGCTCGCTAAACATTTTACTTGCTGAAGATAGTAATACTAATCAGTTAGTAGCTAAGTTAATGCTTGAACGTCGCGGACATAAAGTTGCGATAACTAATAACGGCAAAGAGGCTATAAATGTACTGTTACAGGGTCACAATAAGTTTGATTTAGTGCTAATGGATATTTCAATGCCAGTTTTAGATGGCTTAGAGGCAACCAAACAGCTTAGAAAGAAAGAAATTAGCATTCCAATTGTCGCTTTAACCGCAAATGCTATGCAAAGTGACCAGAAAATCTACCATGAGATCGGTATGGATGGATTTTTGGCAAAACCAATCTGTTCAAATGAGCTCGATCAGTTACTGGAAAGATACCAGGAACTTAAAGAAAAACAATCAACCATAACAACCCAGTGA